GCGTCAGATTCGGGAGGACCTGAATTTATGCATTTATGGTGAAATGGACCTAGAGCAAATTGCGGCAAAACATCATATTTCGATGTCTACCCTTCGTCGTCTTGTTCGTCGTAGTAGCGGATATCCACTTCATGAATATATTCACCGTCTTAAAATGGCAGAGGCCAAAAAGCTGCTTCTCAACACCTCATTACAAGTTAAAGAAATTTCTGGCATGCTTCATTATAATGATCCGTTCTATTTTTCTCGTTTGTTTAAAAAATATATGGGGATTGCACCACAGCTGTGTCGAAGTAATATATAAATCGACATCATTCTACTTATTTCATGGGTTTAATTTACATTAATGTAATAGTTCTTATTAACTAAAGTTTATGAAATAGTTAAAAAATGGACTATTGATTCCTGAAAAACGAAAAAAAATAATTGTAATTTTTTTCTTATTGGAAGCGCAAACATAGAGAATGTCAACTTGTTATTGTGATTTTTCTCATGTATGATGCTTTTAACAAGCATAGTACAATCTCACATTTTCCACAAAAACTGGAGAATAAGGTGGTGGGATGAAAATCAAACCAACTGCAGAAGACAAACTGATCACGTTTTACAGGTATTTTTCTTTGTCCCTCACATCACTCATGTATCTTCTAGATAAAATGGGGCCTTCCGTAATATACAAATCCCTTGTTATTGCTACACTATTTCTATTTGCACAAACGTTCTCATTTTGTTATCGGAAACTACGAAGCAGACCACGGACTCTCGTCTTGGCTGTTAGTATAGAGATGGTGGGAATTATTTTACTGACCTTATTTACTGGTGGGTTCGAAAGCTCCTTTAGGTTGTATGTGCTTAATCCCGTGTTGATTGCTGCAGGATCGTTATCCATTTATTTTGGTTGGTCTTTGCTCTTTAGTTACATCAGCGCTTTTGCGGTGCTCTGTTATTTTTTCATCAATTCGGCGAACAAAACGTTTCTTGAAGTTGTGTCTGTAAATGGGAATCTGTTTCTAACGCTGGTACTAGCTGTTATAATAATGCAGAGCGTTAATCGGATGAAGCATCAACGTGAAGAATCGATTGCTCGCGCGAAAGAGACGATGGATCATATCAAAGCGTTGTACCATATCGTGGAAACCTCAAGCCAACATGATTTCATGAACATCGGTCAAGTGATCACCGATTATGTTGTTAAGCTAACGAAGCTGGATAAAGCTTTGTTTTGGTTCGCTAAGAAAAGCGGAGAACCAGCGCCGCAGAGCAGGCAGACCGGCTGGCAGCAGGAAGAGGAACAGTTCTTATTTTCAGAACTGGGAAAACATGAACATGAATGGAGATTGCAGCGAGAGCCTATTTTTAGAAGTCTTCCGGGATTAGGGGACTTCCTGCTGATGCCTGTACGGATGAGCACCCGTTTTGTAGGGGTGATTGGACTCAAGCTGGAGTCTACAGAAGGGCTAGAAGGCCGGAGATGGTATATCCAGCAATTGATATTCCTATCTGAGCTAAGCGCGAATATTCTTGAACGTCATGAATTAGGTGTGATTGAGAACCGGCTGATCATCACGAACGAGCAGAACCGGATTGCAGATGAAATGCATGACAGTGTCTCACAGAGTCTTTTTGGTATCGTGTATGCTACTCATTCGCTGAAGGAAACGTGGAAGAAAATGACGGACTCTGAGCTGGAGGAGCAAATCGAGCTTATCCATGATTCTGCTACAAAAGTAGCCAAAGAACTGCGGATTACGATCTACAGTCTTAGTTCTAAGAAGAGCGGCGGACCTACATGGCTAGGTATGGTAAGATCGCATTTGCAGAGCTTATCCAGATTAAATGATGTCGATATTGAATTAAAAATAACGGGCGATGACTTTAGTCTCCCTTATCCTTACCACAAGGCGCTTTTTCGGATTATCTCTGAAGCCACTGGGAATGCCATTAGGCATGGTGCCGCTAGTCGAGTAGATGTGGAGTTATCTCTGAAGCCGAACTGGATCCGCTTATTGATTTGTGATGATGGTGTTGGATTTGATACAGATCTGTTATGGATTGAATCCGAAGATAGTGCAAGTGGTCTTGGCATGAAGAATATGCAATATTTGACGCAGTCGCTAGGTGGCGACTTCCAGCTGTCCAGTAATGAAAATATGGGAACGAGAATCTTGATCTCCATTCCTGTGGGTGTAGCTGAATTAAAGAATGCATAAACTTTAGGGCGGGAGGTCGTTTCTATGAAAATCGTCATTGTAGATGATCATCCTCTAGTTAGAAGAGGGCTGGCATCTGTTATTTCGATGCAACCGAATGTGAAGTTTGCTGGAGAGGCGACGAATGGCCAAGAAGCGCTTCTTGTGATTGAGGAGACGCAGCCTGACCTCGTACTCATTGATCTTAAACTAGCGGATGAATCAGGACTCGATGTCATCAAGACAGCACGTGCTCGTGGTATCGTTAGTAAGTTTATTCTGCTGACTTCATCTGCAAGCAGAGAGGATTTTCTGAAAGCTGAGGAAGTGCTGGTAGACGGATATGTACTGAAAGAGGCATTGCCAGAAGAGTTACTATTTGCTATTCAGTTGGTCCACAAAGGGAGAAAGTATTATGATCCTGGTCTGATGGAAGATAAGATGCGAATGAGTGGAAGCAGTCCGACAGATGAATTGACGCCGAAAGAGAAGGAAGTCCTAATCGAACTAGGACAGGGCGCTTGCAATAGAGAAATTGCCTCACGTCTTTTTATTAGTGAATTTACAGTGAAGAAGCATGTCAGTCAGATTTTAGCGAAATTACAGGTGGCAGATCGTACACAGGCGGCGCTTTATGCAAATGCTGTCGGATTGACCAAATATGAAATGTCATTTGACTAAACGTACGAAATAAATGGAGTTTATATATGAACACGGACAAGATGTCCGTGTTTTTTTTGTGCGTTCACCCTCCATATGGTACTAAAGTATACCATCCCCCCCTCTTAAGGTGTAAAGCACCTTACTCCAAAGTGAACAGGAAAGTAATGATATGACCCATGTGGCGAATGATGTGGATTGATAGAATTAAAGCAACAACTGAAACTTTCATGAATTATTTCAGAATGTAATTTATGCGGAAGGAGGGTTACTGTGGAAAAGACGATTCTGGATTACATTAACCTGATTAAAAAAAGGTTTTGGCTCATCATGGTATTCGTTTTGATCTCCTGTGCTACTACTTACTATGTTAGTAAAAACTTCGTTGTACCCGTCTATTCCGCTTCCGGACAGCTGCTAGTCAATAACATCGTGAATACTCCCGAGAGCAACAATCTTAACGATTTGAGCTTTAGCTTAAATCTAATTGAGAGTTTCAAGGAAATTATTAAATCGCCCACCATCATGAAAAGCGTAATAGAAAGTCATCCGGAATTTGGACTGACGTCTGAAGAACTGAGCAAGAAGCTAGAGATTAAATCTTCAGAGAAGAGTCAGGTGATCAACCTTAGTGTTCAGGATGAAAGCTACACCAAGGCTGCCGGAATCGTAAATGCGGTTTCGCAGACATTCATTCGTGACTTGCCATCGCTGATGAGGGTAGACAATGTTACCTTTCTCACACCGGCCGATCCGACGGATGTTCCAGGGCCCTCGAACGGCGGGTTCGCTATGAATCTCGTCATCAGCTTTGTAGTATCGCTAATGGCTGCATTAGGAAT
The window above is part of the Paenibacillus sp. FSL K6-0276 genome. Proteins encoded here:
- a CDS encoding ATP-binding protein yields the protein MAVSIEMVGIILLTLFTGGFESSFRLYVLNPVLIAAGSLSIYFGWSLLFSYISAFAVLCYFFINSANKTFLEVVSVNGNLFLTLVLAVIIMQSVNRMKHQREESIARAKETMDHIKALYHIVETSSQHDFMNIGQVITDYVVKLTKLDKALFWFAKKSGEPAPQSRQTGWQQEEEQFLFSELGKHEHEWRLQREPIFRSLPGLGDFLLMPVRMSTRFVGVIGLKLESTEGLEGRRWYIQQLIFLSELSANILERHELGVIENRLIITNEQNRIADEMHDSVSQSLFGIVYATHSLKETWKKMTDSELEEQIELIHDSATKVAKELRITIYSLSSKKSGGPTWLGMVRSHLQSLSRLNDVDIELKITGDDFSLPYPYHKALFRIISEATGNAIRHGAASRVDVELSLKPNWIRLLICDDGVGFDTDLLWIESEDSASGLGMKNMQYLTQSLGGDFQLSSNENMGTRILISIPVGVAELKNA
- a CDS encoding Wzz/FepE/Etk N-terminal domain-containing protein, yielding MEKTILDYINLIKKRFWLIMVFVLISCATTYYVSKNFVVPVYSASGQLLVNNIVNTPESNNLNDLSFSLNLIESFKEIIKSPTIMKSVIESHPEFGLTSEELSKKLEIKSSEKSQVINLSVQDESYTKAAGIVNAVSQTFIRDLPSLMRVDNVTFLTPADPTDVPGPSNGGFAMNLVISFVVSLMAALGIILLMETLNGTLRSEKEAEVDLGLPVIATIATIRKRDLGKATDGKTRVKEGAYVTAK
- a CDS encoding response regulator transcription factor, whose product is MKIVIVDDHPLVRRGLASVISMQPNVKFAGEATNGQEALLVIEETQPDLVLIDLKLADESGLDVIKTARARGIVSKFILLTSSASREDFLKAEEVLVDGYVLKEALPEELLFAIQLVHKGRKYYDPGLMEDKMRMSGSSPTDELTPKEKEVLIELGQGACNREIASRLFISEFTVKKHVSQILAKLQVADRTQAALYANAVGLTKYEMSFD